From Hippea alviniae EP5-r, one genomic window encodes:
- the hcp gene encoding hydroxylamine reductase: MSMFCFQCQETLRNQACTAKGVCGKDERVANLEDVLVYVCKGISVVAKKAGKVDKEVAHFIAKALFTTITNVNFDEDRIADAIREGLRLRDQLKAKYNISDEGLHDSATWNGSTKEEFLAKWDDAKIPAETDEDKRSLKELMIYGIKGIAAYGEHALVLGYENQKIWDFMIEGLAATTEEHSVDELIGLVMKTGEIAVDVMALLDKANTETYGHPEISEVNIGVRNNPGILISGHDLKDLEELLEQTKGTGVDVYTHGEMLPANYYPAFKKYEHFVGNYGNAWWQQDKEFEAFNGPILMTTNCLVPPKDSYKDRVFTTGNVGFPGVKHIPDRVDGKPKDFSEIIELAKKCKPPTPLEEGKIIGGFAHEQVFKLADKVVEAVKSGAIRKFVVMAGCDGRHKAREYYTEFAKKLPKDTVILTAGCAKYRYIKLNLGDINGIPRVLDAGQCNDSYSLAVIALKLKEVFGLNDINELPIAYNIAWYEQKAVTVLLALLYLGVKNIKLGPTLPAFLSENVAKVLVEKFNISTISDVDSDMKELIG; the protein is encoded by the coding sequence ATGTCAATGTTCTGTTTTCAATGTCAGGAGACTTTAAGAAACCAAGCATGCACAGCAAAAGGCGTATGCGGTAAAGATGAAAGGGTTGCAAACTTAGAAGATGTGCTCGTTTACGTCTGCAAGGGTATAAGCGTTGTTGCTAAGAAGGCTGGCAAGGTTGATAAAGAAGTGGCTCACTTCATAGCAAAAGCCCTATTTACAACAATTACAAATGTTAACTTCGACGAAGATAGAATCGCCGATGCAATAAGGGAAGGACTAAGGCTAAGAGACCAGCTCAAAGCAAAATACAACATAAGCGACGAAGGATTGCACGATTCTGCAACATGGAATGGCTCAACAAAAGAAGAGTTTTTAGCCAAATGGGACGATGCAAAAATTCCAGCAGAGACAGACGAAGATAAAAGGTCTTTGAAAGAGTTAATGATTTATGGAATTAAAGGCATTGCCGCATACGGCGAGCATGCCTTAGTTTTGGGATATGAAAACCAGAAGATTTGGGATTTTATGATTGAAGGTTTGGCTGCAACAACAGAAGAGCATAGTGTTGATGAGTTAATCGGTCTTGTGATGAAGACAGGTGAGATTGCCGTTGATGTTATGGCTCTGCTTGATAAGGCAAACACCGAGACTTACGGTCATCCAGAGATTAGTGAAGTTAACATCGGCGTAAGAAATAATCCGGGTATTCTCATTTCTGGACACGACTTAAAGGATTTGGAAGAGTTGCTTGAGCAGACAAAGGGCACAGGCGTTGATGTATATACGCATGGTGAGATGCTGCCTGCAAACTACTATCCTGCATTTAAAAAGTATGAGCACTTTGTTGGAAATTACGGTAATGCGTGGTGGCAACAGGATAAGGAGTTTGAAGCGTTTAATGGACCAATTCTAATGACCACAAACTGTCTTGTGCCACCAAAGGATAGCTACAAAGATAGAGTGTTTACGACAGGCAATGTAGGATTTCCTGGTGTAAAACACATTCCAGATAGGGTTGATGGTAAACCAAAGGATTTCTCAGAAATTATAGAGCTTGCTAAAAAGTGCAAACCACCAACGCCGCTTGAAGAAGGCAAGATAATTGGCGGATTTGCTCATGAGCAGGTGTTTAAACTTGCCGATAAGGTTGTTGAAGCTGTTAAGAGTGGCGCCATAAGAAAGTTTGTTGTTATGGCTGGGTGTGATGGCAGACATAAGGCAAGGGAGTATTACACCGAGTTTGCAAAGAAGCTGCCTAAGGATACTGTGATTTTGACTGCAGGATGTGCAAAGTATAGATACATCAAACTCAATCTCGGCGATATAAATGGTATTCCAAGGGTGCTTGATGCTGGTCAGTGTAATGATAGCTATAGTCTTGCTGTGATAGCATTAAAGCTTAAAGAAGTGTTTGGCTTAAACGATATAAACGAGCTGCCGATAGCATACAATATTGCATGGTATGAGCAGAAAGCCGTTACAGTTTTACTTGCACTTCTTTATCTTGGCGTTAAAAATATTAAATTGGGTCCAACCTTGCCTGCATTCTTGTCTGAAAATGTTGCCAAAGTTCTTGTTGAGAAGTTCAACATCTCAACAATCAGCGATGTTGACTCTGACATGAAAGAGCTAATCGGATAA
- a CDS encoding type II toxin-antitoxin system HicA family toxin, with protein sequence MKRKDLEKRLKAMGCYLKREGKSHSLWINPKTGIVETIPRHKEIKEPLAWKILRRLGDDREI encoded by the coding sequence ATGAAAAGAAAAGATTTAGAGAAAAGATTAAAAGCTATGGGTTGTTATTTAAAAAGAGAAGGTAAATCTCATTCTTTGTGGATTAACCCTAAGACTGGTATTGTTGAGACCATTCCACGCCACAAAGAGATAAAAGAGCCGTTAGCTTGGAAAATTCTCAGAAGGCTGGGAGACGATAGAGAGATTTAA
- a CDS encoding thioredoxin family protein, producing the protein MKKIESIEEFDSFISSEKPVIVVFSTHDCATCKPVKEKVEKRFTQVETAEVFLDDLTELSGRLSIFNVPTVCIYLESKELYRFIRVFSMDEIEEKLNRILQFME; encoded by the coding sequence ATGAAAAAAATTGAGAGTATCGAAGAGTTTGACTCTTTCATTTCAAGTGAAAAACCTGTCATAGTCGTTTTTTCAACACACGATTGTGCAACATGCAAACCCGTTAAAGAGAAAGTGGAAAAGAGATTTACACAGGTTGAGACAGCAGAAGTATTTTTGGATGATTTGACAGAGCTATCGGGAAGGTTAAGCATATTTAATGTGCCGACAGTGTGCATCTATCTTGAATCAAAAGAGCTTTACAGATTCATCAGAGTTTTTTCAATGGACGAGATAGAAGAGAAGCTAAACAGAATCTTACAATTCATGGAATAA
- a CDS encoding ABC transporter ATP-binding protein, with amino-acid sequence MSDVILKCDKITMRFGGLTAVNQFSIEVNEHMIFGIIGPNGAGKTTAFNMITGNLTPTSGEIIFYGTNITGMKPYKIVSLGMARTFQNIRLFSNLSVIENVLTGFHHKLKYNLIDAILRTPRFYRYEKQMREEAMMLLESVGLADKANFKASELPYGERRKVEIARALATGPKMLLLDEPAAGMNPQETLNLMYFIQEIKDKFNLTILLIEHDMKFVMNLCERIAVLDHGVKIAEGKPEEIQKNPDVIRAYLGDFHANG; translated from the coding sequence ATGAGTGATGTAATATTAAAGTGCGATAAGATAACAATGAGATTTGGTGGGTTAACAGCTGTAAACCAGTTTTCAATAGAAGTTAATGAACACATGATATTCGGCATCATAGGACCAAATGGTGCAGGAAAGACAACAGCTTTCAACATGATAACGGGCAACCTAACACCTACAAGCGGAGAGATAATATTTTACGGCACAAATATCACAGGAATGAAACCCTATAAAATCGTCTCTTTGGGCATGGCAAGAACATTTCAAAATATACGATTATTCTCAAACCTATCGGTAATAGAAAATGTTTTAACAGGATTCCATCATAAGCTTAAATACAATCTCATCGACGCAATTTTGAGAACTCCAAGATTTTACAGATACGAAAAGCAGATGAGAGAAGAAGCAATGATGCTTTTAGAAAGCGTTGGCCTTGCAGACAAGGCAAACTTTAAAGCGAGCGAGTTGCCTTATGGTGAAAGGCGTAAGGTTGAGATAGCAAGGGCATTGGCAACAGGCCCTAAGATGTTGCTTTTGGATGAGCCTGCTGCAGGCATGAACCCGCAGGAGACACTCAATCTTATGTATTTCATACAGGAGATAAAAGACAAGTTCAATCTCACTATTCTTCTCATAGAGCACGATATGAAGTTTGTTATGAATCTGTGCGAAAGGATAGCCGTTTTAGACCACGGCGTAAAGATAGCAGAAGGCAAACCCGAAGAGATACAGAAAAACCCTGATGTTATCAGGGCGTATTTGGGAGATTTCCATGCTAACGGTTAA
- the trmB gene encoding tRNA (guanosine(46)-N7)-methyltransferase TrmB, which yields MPHAVIRTDADIIGFSDKDIYFSSKGDFFIKPVSTKCDDFFIRTYQKNGKIVVKLDKTTYPLITDDIKQAIFEFASFIAEETQGSIVHHNLTDTNKDCQIINRYLIKANDLKDFAKSKNKIILELGMGNGEFLTKMAKNNPSTTFIGFEISNEAIAKASKRFNDENLKNVRIVNYDAKYCLDVFKENSVDAVYVNFPEPWYKFKRIKHALLNKNTIKKLKRILAVNGVFKLLTDNLAYAVSSSLACSLTDLENIQKRVIETAKEKIETRYERRWIRKRRQIYSVAFKKTKPTEEKQSFNIDFPVKIEKEFILKDGIIFKVMEIFTNNQDQRIAEITFGESKNPQHAYFGLTKNNELFLLPQSVFVPDREACLAFELARK from the coding sequence ATGCCACATGCAGTCATAAGAACAGACGCCGATATAATAGGTTTCAGCGATAAAGATATATATTTCTCAAGCAAGGGTGATTTCTTTATAAAACCTGTATCAACAAAGTGTGATGATTTCTTTATAAGAACCTACCAGAAAAACGGCAAAATAGTCGTTAAGCTTGACAAAACGACATACCCGCTCATAACAGACGACATAAAACAGGCAATATTTGAGTTTGCAAGTTTTATAGCAGAAGAGACTCAGGGCTCAATAGTTCACCACAATCTTACAGACACAAACAAGGATTGCCAGATAATAAACAGATACCTAATAAAAGCCAACGATTTGAAGGATTTTGCAAAATCCAAGAACAAAATTATCTTAGAACTCGGTATGGGAAACGGAGAATTTTTAACAAAAATGGCAAAAAATAATCCATCAACCACATTCATTGGCTTTGAGATATCAAACGAAGCAATAGCAAAAGCTTCAAAGAGATTTAATGACGAGAATTTAAAAAATGTAAGAATAGTAAACTATGATGCAAAATACTGCTTGGACGTCTTTAAAGAAAACAGTGTCGATGCTGTATATGTGAACTTTCCCGAGCCTTGGTATAAATTCAAAAGGATAAAACATGCACTTTTAAACAAAAATACCATTAAAAAGCTAAAGAGAATATTGGCAGTTAATGGAGTTTTTAAACTCTTAACGGATAATTTAGCCTATGCAGTAAGCTCATCATTAGCCTGCAGTTTAACAGATTTAGAGAATATTCAAAAAAGAGTTATAGAGACGGCAAAAGAGAAGATAGAGACAAGATACGAGCGCAGATGGATAAGAAAAAGAAGACAAATTTACTCGGTTGCGTTCAAAAAGACAAAACCAACGGAAGAAAAACAGAGCTTTAACATAGATTTTCCTGTAAAAATAGAAAAAGAGTTTATCTTAAAAGATGGCATTATCTTTAAAGTTATGGAGATATTTACAAATAATCAAGACCAAAGAATAGCAGAAATCACATTTGGAGAGAGCAAAAACCCACAACACGCATATTTCGGCTTAACAAAAAACAATGAGCTATTTTTACTACCACAAAGCGTCTTCGTTCCAGATAGAGAAGCCTGCTTAGCTTTTGAACTCGCCAGAAAGTAA
- a CDS encoding type II toxin-antitoxin system HicB family antitoxin: protein MKAEFTAIIRPAPEGGYWAICPEVPGANGQGETVEEAKESLKEAIELILEDLRENALNNYPAENVIQDTIVIG from the coding sequence ATGAAGGCTGAATTTACGGCAATAATTAGACCGGCCCCCGAAGGTGGTTATTGGGCTATCTGTCCGGAAGTTCCAGGAGCAAATGGTCAAGGAGAGACTGTGGAAGAAGCTAAAGAGAGTTTAAAAGAAGCTATAGAGCTTATCTTGGAAGATTTAAGAGAAAATGCTCTAAATAATTATCCTGCGGAAAATGTTATTCAAGATACCATAGTTATAGGATGA
- a CDS encoding Crp/Fnr family transcriptional regulator, translating to MDKKEAIELFLDALDIKDDKLINDINAVSWLINKQKKEVIFLEGSKGNSMFFVVKGFVKLFKTSEDGKEVVINIIGKGETFAEIVLFLQDTYPVSAEAIEDTLLLEINSNRLFEKIKENPEFAMKLLGVFAQRLNFMAKRIKELSLDDAEERLISYLNNLKDEKNMVVLSIPKKELATAIGVSAETLSRLFKKLKDKGIIDQKGKEIKLKR from the coding sequence ATGGATAAAAAAGAAGCAATAGAGTTGTTTTTAGATGCCCTTGATATAAAGGACGATAAACTCATTAATGACATAAACGCTGTATCGTGGCTCATAAACAAACAGAAAAAGGAAGTTATCTTTCTTGAAGGTTCAAAAGGCAATAGTATGTTTTTCGTTGTAAAGGGTTTTGTAAAATTATTCAAAACTTCAGAAGACGGCAAAGAAGTGGTTATAAATATAATAGGAAAAGGCGAAACTTTTGCAGAAATTGTTTTGTTCTTGCAGGATACATATCCTGTTAGTGCAGAAGCAATTGAAGACACTCTCCTGCTTGAGATAAACTCAAACAGATTATTCGAGAAGATAAAAGAGAATCCCGAATTTGCAATGAAGCTGCTTGGCGTCTTTGCTCAGAGACTCAACTTTATGGCAAAAAGAATAAAAGAGCTATCGCTTGACGATGCAGAAGAGAGACTTATAAGCTATCTAAACAATCTAAAAGATGAAAAAAATATGGTTGTCCTAAGCATACCCAAAAAGGAGCTTGCAACTGCCATAGGAGTATCAGCAGAAACATTATCAAGACTCTTTAAAAAATTAAAAGATAAAGGTATAATAGACCAGAAAGGAAAAGAGATAAAACTAAAAAGATGA
- the argF gene encoding ornithine carbamoyltransferase, with protein MRHCLSLKDLTKDEILELIEKAIQIKSKIKNREDYTPLKGIILGMIFEKSSTRTRLSFETGMKRLGGDAVFLSPRDIQLGRGETIEDTARVVSRYVDIIMIRTYEHQRILTFAKYSSVPVINALTDLLHPCQVLADLMTIKEKKGNIENIKVAFLGDGNNMANSWIYAAAVVGFELSVATPVDFAPNGVVVKEALELSKTTGAKITLTDNPQEAVNNADLIYTDVWASMGQEEQKEKKHALMKSYQVNKELTKFAKEDYIFMHCLPAHREEEVSADVIDDEKHSVVWDEAENRTYAQLATIMKLIGRD; from the coding sequence ATGAGACACTGTTTGAGTTTAAAAGACTTAACAAAAGATGAAATTTTAGAATTAATTGAGAAAGCAATCCAGATAAAATCAAAGATAAAAAACAGAGAAGATTATACGCCACTAAAGGGCATTATTCTGGGTATGATATTTGAGAAATCGTCAACAAGAACAAGACTATCGTTTGAGACAGGAATGAAAAGGTTAGGCGGTGACGCTGTGTTTTTGTCGCCACGAGATATACAACTCGGCAGAGGAGAAACGATTGAAGACACAGCCAGGGTCGTCTCAAGGTATGTTGACATAATCATGATAAGAACTTACGAGCACCAGAGAATCTTGACATTTGCAAAATATTCGTCTGTTCCTGTAATAAACGCCTTGACAGACCTGCTCCATCCGTGTCAGGTTCTTGCTGACTTAATGACAATCAAAGAGAAAAAGGGCAACATTGAAAATATAAAGGTTGCCTTTTTGGGAGATGGCAACAATATGGCAAACTCTTGGATTTATGCTGCAGCTGTTGTAGGCTTCGAACTATCTGTTGCAACACCTGTCGATTTTGCACCAAACGGCGTTGTTGTAAAAGAAGCATTGGAATTATCCAAAACAACCGGTGCAAAGATAACACTTACCGATAATCCACAGGAAGCTGTAAACAACGCAGATTTGATATACACGGATGTTTGGGCTTCGATGGGTCAAGAAGAGCAAAAAGAGAAAAAGCATGCTCTAATGAAATCCTATCAGGTAAATAAAGAGCTTACCAAATTTGCCAAAGAAGATTATATCTTTATGCACTGTTTGCCCGCTCACAGAGAAGAAGAAGTCTCAGCCGATGTAATTGATGATGAGAAGCACTCTGTTGTGTGGGACGAAGCAGAAAATAGAACATATGCACAACTTGCAACAATAATGAAACTAATTGGGAGGGATTAA
- a CDS encoding DUF364 domain-containing protein: MFIHETIFNLTIDEAKKRTITDVRIGLGYTLVELDGSIAGLSYSFYSQLNLKNCTVLKEAGELTGKRADFLLEKIFSYNLLDSTLALATANAIINSKEIKDENIDIVSIITKSDKVVMVGYFSPLIEPIKSRAGQFVVCDRTPREESLPDYAEYFELKDADIVILTATSIINKTIDNLLEMIKKAKVIAIMGPSTPMSCSIFNRNIYLMGSIITDIPKAKEIISQSGGTQKLKPAVKKISVKCERREK; this comes from the coding sequence ATGTTTATCCACGAAACCATTTTTAATCTAACCATAGACGAAGCAAAAAAACGCACAATAACGGATGTAAGGATTGGCTTGGGTTATACACTCGTCGAACTTGACGGCTCAATAGCTGGACTCTCATACAGCTTCTATTCTCAGCTTAACCTAAAAAACTGCACCGTCTTAAAAGAAGCAGGAGAACTTACAGGAAAAAGGGCTGATTTTCTTCTTGAGAAGATATTTTCATACAATCTGCTTGACTCAACGCTTGCCTTAGCAACAGCAAATGCGATAATAAACTCTAAAGAGATAAAAGATGAAAATATAGACATCGTTTCAATCATCACAAAGAGCGATAAAGTTGTGATGGTTGGCTATTTTTCGCCACTGATAGAGCCAATAAAAAGCAGGGCAGGTCAATTTGTCGTATGCGACAGAACACCAAGAGAAGAAAGCCTACCCGATTATGCTGAATATTTTGAGCTAAAAGATGCAGACATAGTTATTTTGACTGCAACTTCAATCATCAACAAAACCATAGATAATCTGCTTGAGATGATTAAAAAAGCAAAAGTTATTGCAATAATGGGTCCTTCAACGCCCATGAGCTGCTCCATCTTTAACAGAAACATATACCTTATGGGCAGCATAATAACAGATATACCAAAAGCAAAAGAGATAATCAGTCAAAGCGGCGGAACACAGAAGCTAAAGCCCGCTGTCAAAAAAATAAGCGTAAAGTGTGAAAGGAGAGAAAAATGA
- a CDS encoding helix-turn-helix domain-containing protein codes for MKIGSKIREFRLKKNMTLRDLSKKSGCSLGFLSQVERDLVSPTISSLRRIADALDINIISLFEEKESPIDSIVVKKANRGRFENKRSKVRYELLRPQFSDTTIEALYMYLEPGALSGPNPHSHNGEELVIVLKGQLEIEVGGKKYLLEEGDSAVYNSNIPHRWRNPSDKQTEVIWVNHPPTF; via the coding sequence ATGAAAATTGGAAGCAAGATTCGTGAGTTTAGACTAAAGAAAAATATGACCCTAAGGGATTTAAGCAAAAAGTCCGGCTGTTCCTTAGGGTTTTTATCTCAAGTAGAAAGAGATTTAGTTTCACCAACTATTTCAAGTTTAAGAAGAATAGCAGATGCCTTAGACATAAACATAATCTCTCTATTTGAAGAAAAAGAGTCACCAATCGACTCCATAGTCGTCAAAAAGGCAAACAGAGGCAGGTTTGAAAACAAACGCTCAAAGGTAAGATATGAGCTTCTGCGTCCACAGTTCTCAGATACAACGATAGAAGCGCTGTATATGTATCTTGAGCCGGGTGCTTTAAGCGGCCCAAATCCACATTCACATAACGGCGAAGAGCTGGTTATTGTCTTAAAAGGTCAGCTTGAGATAGAAGTGGGCGGAAAAAAGTATCTGCTGGAAGAAGGCGATTCAGCTGTCTATAACTCCAACATACCACACAGATGGAGAAATCCATCAGACAAGCAGACAGAAGTTATCTGGGTTAACCACCCACCAACATTCTAA
- a CDS encoding argininosuccinate synthase, whose protein sequence is MDKVKKVVLAYSGGLDTSVIVKWLQDKYGCEVITYTADLGQNEDLEPIKEKALKVGASKAYIEDVREEFLNEYVMRAFKFGALYEGKYPLATALGRPLITKKMIEIAQKEGADAIAHGSTGKGNDQVRFDVSAVALKPDIKVIAPVREWELKSRDEEIEYAKKHGIPVPVTKDKPYSIDRNIWGLSVEAGPLEDPYHEPDEEIYSMTTNPLEAPDKPEYVEIDFEKGIPVALNGQKMSIVELVEKANEIAGRHGVGRIDMVENRLVGIKSREIYEAPAAVMLLEAKRSLDELILDRETLHLKDQLALKYAELVYYGYWFCDLREALDAFADKLNERATGTVKVKLYKGKAVSVARKSPYGLYSKELATYDPGDTFNHKYGEAFCYIWGLPLRVAGEIKNKM, encoded by the coding sequence ATGGATAAAGTTAAAAAGGTTGTTTTGGCTTACTCTGGTGGATTAGACACATCCGTAATCGTAAAATGGCTTCAGGATAAATATGGATGTGAAGTCATAACCTATACGGCTGATTTGGGTCAAAATGAAGATTTAGAACCCATCAAAGAGAAAGCCTTAAAAGTTGGAGCAAGTAAAGCCTATATTGAAGATGTAAGGGAAGAGTTTTTAAACGAGTATGTGATGAGAGCGTTCAAGTTTGGCGCTTTATATGAAGGCAAATATCCGCTCGCAACGGCTTTAGGAAGGCCTTTAATCACAAAAAAGATGATAGAGATAGCACAAAAAGAAGGAGCAGACGCCATAGCTCACGGCTCCACAGGGAAAGGCAACGATCAGGTAAGGTTTGATGTATCTGCCGTTGCTTTGAAACCAGATATAAAAGTAATAGCACCCGTTAGAGAGTGGGAGTTAAAGTCAAGAGATGAAGAGATAGAGTATGCAAAAAAACATGGAATTCCTGTTCCCGTTACGAAAGATAAACCATATTCGATTGATAGAAACATTTGGGGATTATCCGTTGAAGCAGGCCCTTTAGAAGACCCGTATCACGAGCCAGATGAAGAGATATACTCAATGACAACAAATCCACTTGAAGCACCCGACAAACCGGAGTATGTCGAGATAGACTTTGAAAAGGGCATTCCTGTCGCTTTGAATGGTCAAAAAATGAGCATCGTTGAGCTTGTCGAGAAGGCAAACGAGATAGCAGGCAGACACGGTGTTGGAAGGATAGATATGGTTGAAAATAGGCTCGTTGGCATAAAATCAAGGGAGATTTACGAAGCACCTGCTGCCGTTATGCTGCTTGAAGCAAAAAGAAGCTTAGATGAGCTAATTCTTGACAGAGAGACCCTGCACCTAAAAGACCAATTAGCTTTGAAGTATGCAGAGCTTGTTTATTACGGATACTGGTTCTGCGATTTAAGGGAAGCATTGGATGCCTTTGCAGACAAACTAAACGAAAGGGCAACAGGCACAGTCAAAGTAAAACTATACAAAGGCAAAGCCGTATCCGTTGCAAGAAAATCGCCTTACGGATTGTATTCGAAAGAGCTTGCAACATACGACCCAGGCGATACATTCAATCACAAATACGGTGAAGCATTCTGCTATATTTGGGGATTGCCTTTAAGGGTTGCTGGAGAGATAAAAAATAAGATGTAA